One genomic segment of Vagococcus intermedius includes these proteins:
- a CDS encoding cysteine hydrolase family protein: MGNHALLIIDVQKAFNDKSFGNRNNLNAERNMETILNKARQKNWPIIHIQHVSDDSTSLFYNKGNTVLFKKETTPLPDEPIFQKKVNNAFIGTELEVYLQAKKITSLVIIGLTTPHCVSTATRMSGNLGYNTCLISDATAAFDLYDEKNNLIDAHIIHNISLATLHNEFANVLTTNELLNDMTTMKPSSILL, from the coding sequence ATGGGGAATCATGCACTACTGATCATCGATGTGCAAAAGGCATTTAATGACAAGTCATTTGGGAACCGAAATAACCTTAATGCTGAACGCAACATGGAAACTATTTTAAATAAAGCCAGACAAAAAAACTGGCCGATTATTCATATTCAACACGTCTCTGATGATTCAACATCACTATTTTATAATAAAGGAAATACTGTCTTATTTAAAAAAGAAACCACTCCCCTACCCGACGAACCTATTTTTCAAAAAAAAGTAAATAATGCATTTATTGGGACTGAGTTAGAAGTTTATTTACAAGCAAAAAAGATAACCTCACTAGTGATTATTGGACTTACAACACCTCACTGTGTCTCAACAGCGACCCGTATGAGTGGTAATTTGGGATATAACACTTGTTTAATATCAGATGCAACCGCTGCATTCGATCTCTATGATGAAAAAAATAATCTTATCGATGCTCACATTATTCATAACATTTCTCTTGCAACCCTCCATAATGAATTTGCAAACGTGTTAACAACAAATGAACTATTAAACGACATGACTACTATGAAACCATCTTCTATACTGTTATGA